The genomic segment tattgaaatttctaatattgaaGATCCAATTAAAAGATTCAATAGAATAttgtgattataaaaattatataaaataacgaatataacagtatattttaatttaaaaaattgaaataaagaaaaaaatgatgtaatgatttaatgatttaaaacaaaaattaattataatactttctatttaatttataattgtacaagaaatataaaattaattttttttattttttatttttattaatataaaaatcttgttaagataaaaatcttcaattgtatattaagactaaaattctattaataaaatctatttaaatctttcatcATCTCAAGTTtgtgatattatataagaagtGAATATGAATGATATGTAtggtatgtaattataaaaatataattttaaaaatattttgatgaatttgaatatccccaatctttataaaaatattgcattaaaattcaaaattcaaaatgtattttttttaatatctagacatttatttataaatttctagcAATAGAACAACGATCATATCCTTTcagtgttaataattaaaaaacatcaaatttttaattacgaaattatatataagaaatataaaaatttttaaatatagaaatatagaaataaaataaattatatataagaaatataattatttataaatatataagcatatcttttttaaaatagtattggatttaatataagaaataatcaatCAAAGTTTCATTCTGTTTGTTTATCAATTTTGTAGTTTGTAATTTTCCTTTGTGTATTAAAAGCTCCTAATATAGCTCCTATAtagatcaaattatttttattatatcatatatttttctttttctcgtattCCTATGCTAGGATTAAATCTACTaatgatacaatatatttaacataatataatgatatttgaatatttttagaggatcagttctaaaaattaaaacaaacaaataaaaaacttgatatacaaaaatactaacttatttatttatcaagtatattataaataatttattttcgcgtTCGATAAAGCGAAAAAATGCGACAAGAagacaaaatatttctctttgtttcattttatatgtatacataattttgctagtgttttttttatttttcattgattcatCAATGATTCGACAAATATTATGCAcatacaatattttctattaatatattctattaaaattaatggtatttgtttaaataatttttcatctcacgataacaaatataaagaaaaacaatagtacataatataatatattttttatatgtataatatatatataatatatttttaagaatgttTTGAAGAGTTTGAATCTCttcagtttttatatatattttatatatatttatatatacttttatatatatttatatatacttttatatatatttatataatataatattatataaaatatatgtatataaaaacatatttaaaaaatatataaacaaattaaaattttaaatttaatatctaaaaattcatttaaaaatttttaacaataaaacaatgatcaaattcttttttatcttttgatttatctttatattttgataactgaaaaacttcaaatttttaattaaaattgttgtaacaaaaaaaacgatataattttttttataaatgtgtctatttttaaaataatgttaaatatataggagaaagaattaataagacatctaagttttttaataaataaataaagttttaatatttttttttatttttatttttttatataatatataatatactttttatatttcaaaaagtaaGTGATAGATTATTGCAGCTTGAAAGTGAAtaagaaaatcattattaattattagaaattgaagtttcctattaaaatatatctttttatttgtgttttaaaattttttaataatctttgatattctatttttctctttatttaaaatattcatttgtatttcttatcatatatacaataagaactgaaatatttttcgtatgtttcgctattatttaaaatttaaaatattattttatcttattatattatctttcttcGATGAAAACGAATGTAAATCTTCAAAACtgagaagaaaatgaatttgaaatatataacattactaattctaaatcttttaaatcttctatgatattaaatggaagatgtttttttttattatatttttattataaaattattttgttctttttttactttgatatctattaatttttaatatatattttaatataaaataatataattattttcaaatataattgttaatgtaataaatttttcatggaatataatatgtcattatttaaagattatctCTCGAGAAAACATttctcatattataaatatttgaaattttaaataatgaatttttatcatttagaatttgattatttcatacagactaaattttgaatatttatcgaatttcgagAAGTAATGAATTGTATTCATTGTGTTTATTGActtcagaaaattttcaatatttaacaaagccttcttttttacaaatttaattttttggttgaaatatatattcaatataatgtcttctttaaaatttatttataaattttctgaaaatttaattatatttttcagattaatATAAACTTGTCTTCTGAAttcagaatataaattatcattcatctctattcagaaaaatatttgatattttttgtaatattgaattttaatagtttcttttcaattaaactaTAGGAATCATTGCacatatattggaaaatattatttacttaactTTGAAAGagcttttaaaaatgtttttatttcatttttaatctactagtaataaaaaaaaattttttgaagattcaatttattttttttaaatagaaaattttctttcaatgaaataaaaagtatagtttttataatatatagtttttcgaatcaaaacaaaatattttttaataaactttataagcgttaatataaatatatttataggaattaaaaatgatataacttCTAAGTAAAGAATatgtttttgagaaaaaaaataatatgattataaatcaaagtaaattttatagaaaaaatattatatgttttattatttaattgacaaattattgaaaaaaaattttttttttgaaattcttaaatttagcaaaaatcaatattttctaatttaataagataaaaaaaatttatagtcaATTCTATGAAagatttaatacattaataattatatttgaaaataattatattatttatattaaaatatatattatatttcgatttaagatatgaaaatacataaaaaatcttactatttttaaattaatgtattcagtggaaatgtattattattttgtagcatttaatttatatataaagaaatcaaatttacaGATAAAAACATAACCTATTTAAGTTTTAagattaatctttttctatatcaattattgataaaaaaatattttatatattgttttacatatattttaaatattacacacattaaatttgaatatattgcattaattttagaaaatattaaagatattaaaatatgctattattttattacaaagtaCAATAACTcagtttcaatataattatcatataatttaatataatttattgatattatttcataaaattttataaaataaaattttatatgataagaatatttataaatatataaataataataatcctatatgtattatataacatttatataatatgtaacattaaattaattaatttagttgctataaatatattatgcaagaaattcttaaaaaatataataatatcaaatagttatatacaatatttaatttacttcaaatatttcgaaatatataaataatgcaaaaaattgtttcgaacaAAAGTTTGATATAAAGATAcacataatgtaataaattgatgAAAGGATAAACAGCAGAGTATCActtcatatatttcttatttttcatgcatatttattacattgattagtaatgtaaatattaaataaaaaaattaaacttgatCTTATGACTTTtacatatcaataaaattcactTTGATTGATTCTAAAGATCaaagaaaatacataaaaagcaaatacaagttgaaaaatatcgattggaatttatttattatattataaataaactaaattataaatactgtttatgtaaatatatatttttatagaaaataaataaagaaatggaaGATCAAAGTAGAaatatgtttcattatttgataattttaaaaaatatattttattttatatattttgcatataattatatgcaaaattatattgcatactttttatatacttacatattatttgcatattatgTATAcctcttataatatatttctcgaatatttacatattaaattattaattattcattaaatataaaattagatcatAAAACTATACTACATTACacatcgaattaataaaaattcattaagaaTTCATTagaataaacattaatattttttaatatcttctaattcataatatcatatatacaaaCTCATAAAAATGTAGAACATTTTTGGAAAGTTAATTTGAGACatcaaaacaataaaaaaaaaattatatatacatattatatatcccataaaatctaacaaattataaacactttaaatttgtattagataGAATGAGACGGTAAAAAACCGTTCAGTTAGATACATGGCAATATCGTAATATTGCTTGAGTAATATCCTCTCGATAAAAGTaaatacacaaatatttttttatatacaagtgatttcaaatgaatttcaatgtcatgtaataatgtattatgtaatgttctttatttaacaaaaatttttcaaacaagttttaaatttaaattttaaatctcagAATATTAATACTGCTCAGACAATAAATAGATAGTATCCAGACATGCACAGGATAATGCTGCAAGGACAATacctttttttataagaaaatttgttaatttgctTTAcacatttaaaaacaaatttgcaTAGCAGGAATGATAATATAGTCTTATTATCTAAGACGATCGTTATAATAATGGCATTCCCAACGGAAAGTAAGTGTTATTTtacgttaaaaagaaatacttcAAACATATGCAGAATAGTCTTTgggaaaataaagaatctgTCAACGACATAGCTTTCGGATTTATTCTAGGCAGCTTAATCTGATCCAGGATACCGCTCAATTAGAGGGTTGGTCCTCAACGTTATTGGATACTTGTACATCCCCACTGAAGATTCGCAAACTCACGAACATAGCGGGATTTCAGAGGATACCCATTTGGGGGAAAACCCTTAAAAGCTTGCCAGAATCATAAGATCTTCAGAATACAAAAACAGAGCTATTATAACAATGTCAAGAACCACAATTCCTTGAAGTTCGAAGGTCTAGTGATAGTGAATCATCATCGgtatatagatttttctctTGATCATCTAGTGAATCGAACTTATCAACTGTCAGCATTTGGTCTTTACCTCTGATCTAGTGCATCGAACTTAATAAAAACggatttcataataattattactatatttcatAGCTCCAGAAACAAGTTGGAGCTAACAcacataacattttatttaaatccataGGTATATCATTAATcgcatttttatgatatatatatactatgtacaattattataatgtttgaTGGATAtttaatggatatatatatatgggattattatatttaaaattttaaaatacatataaaaaatttatatgtacacatatctacaataattaataatacaattgtttaatattatgtcacattgaaaatttaaattttataaaaaagttcataaattttaaattttgttaaaaactttttattttctgaattttcaaaaaaaattcttaataaaatttatttttgtttttccttcCAGATTAATTgacatcaaaaataaaaaaaatatttttttcttaatttttaaattaataaatagcaaaaaaatatatcaaaataaaaaatctatcttatattgAAATAGTTACCACACctaattattcgtatatttttaatttcgaaaaaaatttccttcatACGAAAAACAGAATATGGATGCAAAATAACTTGACCagtagttattattattatattatttatattatcataatatttaatgggAAGTATTACATGGCAAAGAGACCAAGATTTAATCTCAGAGGACCACTTATATTATGGAGTTCATTACTTTCATTGTTTTCCATTATTGGAGTATTTAGAACATTACCAGAAATGATTCATATATTAACACATCACGGTTTTTATCATAGTGTTTGTATACCTAGGTAAGTaggttatttatatttttttattatttttcagatatttttaattgaataaaatagacTTTTTATGCTActaaaacaaaatcaaatattgaactaatatgtaaaatatacatatataaatatcaatatatatatatatatatgtgtgtgtgtgtgtgtgtgtatatcattatttaaaagtgtcaatattattattattacgtatttgatttaattacataaaattatattatgttatatgattttttaatgaattactattgtttatctgaaaaaaattaaactaaaaaagaaaatgttttatcaGACATcacacaatatattatttcaatatattttgaatactctcgtccttatttttataaataagtagaatttttctttcaatattaatatctattttaaaagatttatcgcaattagaaatttgaataaaatataattaaatttatttataatgttaaatttaaattatataaataaaattaaaattcgaagaaaaaaatgaaatgtattcatatcatataaaaatctgcaatataattttatatataaaatatatataacatgataaatctatacatatttatataaaaatagtttaataataaaacttttgaaaattacttATTCATTGATCATAGATGAAGCCTTGAATTTGCATAAAAGACGAAGAGATTaacttcatttaaattttttacattttgattcataaatatgacttaaaaatgtaattttaagaataacttTGGATTATATGGAATATCGAAAGAGCTtacattttaatgttttatttatacgactttcctaataatatacttaatcAGAGCACgatagtatattaaaatttaataaaatttatcatataatcaaAGTCAATAATCTTTgacaaaagatattaatattttatcatgaaaataagaaataacttCTGAATACTTGCTTATAACATtctgatataataatgttcGTTCACCAATTTGttctgtaatattaaaattaatattatatagtaatcttctaaatcatataatataattattattcttttgaatattattctatgttatttatatatcgtattcaaataatattataataacaacaaaagaataattatttttttgcagcTTTATTGAACAGGACGTAGTATGTGGTTTTTGGTCATGGATGTTTGCTCTATCAAAACTTTTGGAATTTGGCGAcacaatatttatagtattacgaaaacaagaattaattttcctacACTGGTATCATCACATAACAGTTCTTCTTTATTCATGGTTCTCATATTCAGAACATACTGCATCTGCGAGGTGGTTTAtggtgttaaattattttgtgcaTTCCATAATGTATGGTTATTATGCTCTGAAAGCAATGAGATACAAAAtaccaaaatttatttcaatatcaattactattctacaaataatacaaatgattATAGCttccattataaatattgccgtttatcaatatttgaaaaaccAGAAAGAATGTAACGTCTCgcataaaaacattatatttagtttgtttatatacattacctattttattctcttttgtaAATTCTTTTACGAATCTTACATTAAGAgccataaatttaaagaaaaaattacaaacgaaagagagaattaTAACAAGTTCAAAACTAATTAACAATACAAAAAACATACCAAATTTTtggtatcttttaaaaatcttttaaaaatgaaattgcatttttgaaataattttttaataaagaaataattttttaaattttatttaaaaatttttattaatcaaaaaaattaaatagtaaaattgatgaaatggAATTgcaaaatagaatgaaaatatttaaaattttacaattacaattaaatagtataatattttatgataaaattttataatattaaacatttattgttttaattgaacttatatttattaataataaattgttattaatatatctaataataacttacttaataatttaatcattcatttaaataattattattaatcaattattatataattttttcaatttatttaacataaaattattatcaaaaaattgacAAGGAACTTTTCATACAGCATTCATTTATAACTTACAAACAATTTTCAGACATTGTCAGCAATATGgatgttttatttgaaatatataattatttgaaataaagaagcaaacaaaaaaacaaataattatttcaaattaatttaaaatgaaaatatctttaaaatctattcaaaaaataaattgttttcacatgatttattatttattaagtttaattattttaaataataaaagaaaaaaattaaataataaagttttatctGTATGCATCTCTTCTATATCAAATCGATTGTACTTTATATCtgggaattttttaaatgaaaataaaatcatatataaaatttttaaatgaaaataaaatcatatatatgcaaaaaaaaaagaaaaaatggaacaaTACGTGGaagtaaatcaaaaaaatcaaaaaaatttctataagaaTGTTTTCAtatgttcatttatttttaccgattactttctttaaaacaaatcgaaatgaatataaaaataaatttatatgtactgtaaatagaaaaaaatgtttccaaattttatgaaaaaatctcaaataatatctcaaacaaatttttctgacTATAGAGAgagattcatttttaaacgaaaagtatagataaattaatatataatagataaaaatgcaaatcaaatcaaatcagCATTTCTATTTACAGATCtgaaagaatcaaaaatataataatcaaaaatataattaaaagtatcataattattatatgatatacttataatcattattagatTACaagtatatcatataataattgtacatatgtatattataaaaatataagacacTTTTTGAAGACTGGGTTTTCGATatgaaaacaatgaaaaaagttCATATACACATATGCTCAATTAGATTTAACTAACGAATTACAagcattttaaattcttagatAAAGTAATACGGTAAAAGAGCGAAAACGCTCAGTATTGTATCATAATGTCATAGTAAAagcttttaacaaaatataaatatactgatattttttgtatataaatataactattttttaatcttaataaaatgtaatgtacaatatacgtattatataattgcttATTTACCAAAAACTTatctcaaataaatttaaaaaaataatttaagaatattaacgttacacaaaattttaatgcacAAGTGAAgtcttgtataaatattttatttaaatctatagattttaataatctataaatctaTAGATTAAATGTATGAATTGTTGTATGACACTTAACCTGCCTACTTgtcaaaaatcataaaaacgaataaaaaaaaatcataatcgcataaaatttcaaattaaaaagattaaatatatttttcttataaaatacaaacttgcttatttttgcatatataaagGAGTCGTTCATGACGTATGACGtcaatgaaataatacatCAATAAAGACAATAAACTTTGTCTCTATctgatttaaattcaatattttttattccaatgtgaaattactaaataaaaacaaataatactcAAAACTTAGTATCtacatttatatctatattcatATCCATTAATACTATGTTTTATATCCATTGAAATATAAGCATCGCACTTTTTTCCCacgtaattattcatattttctttaaataaaattatttccataatcgattattatttattatcgtataatttaattttataagtaatgaaaattactcgattaaatttgttttaaacatatattcaaatatatatcgaatatatttttattaatctcccCTCCACaacaatatatgaaatagCTATTGGATATCCAACAATATCTTCCGCCGATTCGTTACGTAATTTGAGAAATCCTAATGTCACGGTATTTCGTCGACAAGATTCGATAAgcgaaatgtataattaattagtagaACAAGATCTATCCAAGACATTTATTCACACTtgcatttgaatatatataaatattcaaatctagTTCGATACTtgagcaaaaatataaaacagaaagaagaaaatgagaagaaaacaaaagaatagaaatagaaaatttcctcAAACTGTACAAAGAATCGGAAAGTTGATTAATCGGCAaacaatttgttataaatttccttgtggaattattataattgattcaatcgctatagaatgaaaaaataaaaatagtaatatcgatctaaaatcgaattttatatttctatgtgtaaatttaagaatataaaagccTAAATCTTTTCCATTgtcaaaacaatattattttattcctcgGTTCGTTCGTTGGTaacatatatgaaaaataaaaatacaaaaatgaaattaatgaatgtaATATAACACACacaaaaaatgtatgtaatatatatgcactttttatggatatataatattaatgtgtcATATTGATTCACGCATTATTAATATGCGATATTCAAGTTaactgttattttaattaaatctctaaataagaataagaaacattagttattaaatgaaataaagatgaaCATTTGTCAATTTGATGTATTAACTTATTGAATAatctgaaattcaaattgattcaaTCGCTAATAATTTCAGAGTTGTacatgtgaaaataattaaaagaaactacAAAAGTAATTGTGcgcataaaaatatactcaATCATTCTAATTCAAAACCTTATAGGATTAcatatcttttcatttcttcatatgaatttgaataaatagacAGAATGTAATACGATTCATTATTATGATTCAcctatgattttaaatgattttaaatgaaatgttgtataattatatataacatcgaatatttgttataCTTGTTCgagctaaaatttttttaatgatataagaatatttatacaatatttacgtgcattatatattacactgaaattaaaaaaaattttttttttgcataaaagaatattagcgTATTTGTTTTCATTGAGAGACTCTGCTACGCAAATGATACTGCGATacgaacatttttatttttttggtaTGTCATTCTATTTAACTCAAATTtagaatgtttataattaaaatgcttataatttagaatgcgtataattaaaatgatatatagaatattaatattaattaaatatatttttttttgttttgatatcTAGAATCTATTCTCCAAAATTTAtcacatttctttaaaaatcttatattttatttgatataaataattctatcataattataatttataatatatatatatatatataatttataatatatatatatatatatatatataatatatatattatatataattttgcattaattataattttcattaatcaattacacattttctaattctacattaattatgaagaattggaaatgtaaatgaatcaacatttaataaatatcaaatgcatcaaaaataaattatgtaaatcaattaatatatggctaatactattaaatttgaaaataaaatggaagtgagaaaaagagaaagagagaaagattaaatcctaaattaaaatttatgcttcgaataagagaaaatttaagatttattttatttttaaaattcaaaaaattaattccatttctaatttttcaaatttatatcgatcACAATTCttgatgtattattattatggacatataaataaaattcgttaatcctttaataatagcaatcttttttcgtaaatattataaacattttaataatatataaatataaacttaatgatatataatatgatatataaaacttaattaattattatacataaatataatatataaatatgatatataaatattatatataaatgatatataaatatataaatatttatctacaagaaaaaattaataagaatctcattttttataatacatttaaaaatcatcagaatttaaaaaaatggctTTTCTGTTATCTAgctattacttttataattataatatttcataatttattataattttgtacaaGCGTTaacaataagattaaaaaaactaaatttaatataaatcattgatgtttaaacatatattgtttcatataattatttcgtcgttaag from the Apis mellifera strain DH4 linkage group LG9, Amel_HAv3.1, whole genome shotgun sequence genome contains:
- the LOC113219005 gene encoding elongation of very long chain fatty acids protein 6-like, encoding MAKRPRFNLRGPLILWSSLLSLFSIIGVFRTLPEMIHILTHHGFYHSVCIPSFIEQDVVCGFWSWMFALSKLLEFGDTIFIVLRKQELIFLHWYHHITVLLYSWFSYSEHTASARWFMVLNYFVHSIMYGYYALKLPL